In one Pseudomonas sp. R84 genomic region, the following are encoded:
- a CDS encoding gamma-glutamyl-gamma-aminobutyrate hydrolase family protein: protein MAFKPLIGVTACVKQIGLHPYHISGDKYVRAVSVGANGLPVVIPSLGNLTEIDDLLGQLDGLLLTGSPSNVEPFHYQGPASAPGTDHDPARDATTLPLLRAAIAAGVPVLGICRGFQEMNVAFGGSLHQKVHELPGMLDHREADSPDVAVQYAPAHAVTVLSGGVFEALELPGEFQVNSIHSQGIDRLAPGLRAEAVAPDGLIEAVSVEHSPTFALGVQWHPEWQVLDNPNYLKIFQAFGAACRQRAARRNQR, encoded by the coding sequence ATGGCATTCAAGCCATTGATCGGCGTTACTGCGTGCGTCAAACAAATTGGCCTGCACCCCTATCACATCAGCGGCGACAAGTACGTACGTGCTGTCAGCGTTGGCGCCAACGGGCTGCCAGTGGTCATTCCTTCCCTTGGCAACCTGACTGAAATCGATGACCTGCTCGGTCAACTCGACGGTCTGCTGCTGACCGGCTCGCCCTCGAACGTGGAACCTTTCCACTATCAAGGCCCGGCCAGCGCCCCCGGCACGGATCACGATCCGGCGCGGGATGCCACCACCCTTCCTTTATTGCGTGCAGCCATCGCGGCGGGCGTTCCGGTGCTCGGCATCTGCCGTGGTTTCCAGGAAATGAACGTGGCGTTCGGCGGCAGCCTGCATCAGAAGGTGCATGAGCTGCCGGGCATGCTCGATCACCGTGAAGCCGACAGCCCTGATGTGGCCGTGCAATACGCACCGGCCCATGCGGTGACGGTTTTGAGCGGCGGCGTGTTTGAGGCGCTGGAGTTGCCGGGCGAGTTCCAGGTCAACTCGATTCACAGCCAGGGCATCGATCGCCTCGCCCCCGGCCTGCGGGCCGAAGCGGTGGCGCCGGACGGTTTGATTGAGGCGGTCTCGGTCGAACACAGCCCGACCTTCGCCCTCGGCGTGCAATGGCACCCGGAATGGCAAGTGCTCGATAACCCGAACTACCTGAAGATTTTCCAGGCATTCGGCGCGGCTTGCCGGCAACGGGCGGCGCGGCGCAATCAGCGCTGA
- the potA gene encoding polyamine ABC transporter ATP-binding protein, giving the protein MANASSTYRKALEGHQQPKKVLVKVDRVTKKFDETVAVDDVSLEIHQGEIFALLGGSGSGKSTLLRMLAGFERPTEGRILLDGVDITDMPPYERPINMMFQSYALFPHMTVAQNIAFGLKQDRLPASEIDARVDEMLRLVHMTQYAKRRPHQLSGGQRQRVALARSLAKRPKLLLLDEPMGALDKKLRSQMQLELVQIIERVGVTCVMVTHDQEEAMTMAERIAIMHLGWIAQIGSPIDIYEAPVSRMVCEFIGNVNAFDGTVVEDLEGHAIIHSPDLEQKIYVGHGVSTSVQDKSVTYAIRPEKMLVSTTKPEFRYNWSEGKVHDIAYLGGHSVFYVELPGGKIVQSFMANAERRGARPTWDDKVYVWWEDDSGVVLRS; this is encoded by the coding sequence ATGGCAAACGCCTCCAGCACTTACAGGAAGGCACTTGAAGGTCATCAGCAACCGAAAAAGGTGCTGGTGAAAGTCGATCGTGTCACCAAGAAGTTCGACGAAACCGTGGCAGTGGACGATGTGTCCCTGGAGATCCATCAGGGCGAAATCTTTGCCCTGCTCGGTGGCTCCGGTTCGGGCAAATCGACCCTGCTGCGCATGCTCGCCGGTTTCGAGCGCCCGACTGAAGGGCGGATTCTGCTCGACGGCGTGGACATCACCGACATGCCGCCGTACGAGCGGCCGATCAACATGATGTTCCAGTCCTACGCGCTGTTCCCACACATGACCGTTGCGCAGAACATCGCCTTCGGCCTCAAGCAAGACCGTTTGCCGGCCAGCGAAATCGATGCCCGCGTCGATGAAATGCTGCGCCTTGTCCACATGACCCAATACGCCAAACGCCGCCCGCATCAGTTGTCCGGTGGTCAGCGTCAGCGCGTCGCCCTCGCCCGCTCGCTGGCCAAGCGCCCGAAGCTGTTGCTGCTCGACGAGCCAATGGGTGCGCTGGATAAAAAGCTGCGTTCGCAGATGCAACTGGAACTCGTGCAGATCATCGAACGCGTCGGCGTGACCTGCGTGATGGTGACCCACGACCAGGAAGAGGCCATGACCATGGCCGAGCGCATCGCAATCATGCACCTGGGTTGGATCGCGCAGATCGGCAGCCCGATCGACATTTATGAAGCGCCGGTCAGCCGCATGGTCTGCGAATTCATCGGCAACGTGAACGCCTTCGACGGCACCGTGGTGGAAGACCTTGAAGGTCACGCGATCATCCACAGCCCGGACCTGGAACAGAAGATCTACGTCGGTCACGGTGTCAGCACTTCGGTGCAGGACAAGTCGGTCACCTACGCGATCCGTCCGGAAAAAATGCTCGTCAGCACGACCAAGCCGGAATTTCGCTACAACTGGTCCGAAGGCAAGGTGCATGACATCGCCTACCTCGGCGGTCACTCGGTGTTCTACGTCGAATTGCCCGGCGGCAAAATCGTCCAGTCGTTCATGGCCAACGCCGAACGCCGTGGCGCGCGGCCGACCTGGGACGACAAAGTCTACGTCTGGTGGGAAGACGACAGCGGCGTGGTACTGCGCTCATGA
- a CDS encoding ABC transporter permease subunit, translated as MRTFNQQFLRLVPSGRKLVIGIPFIWLFLFFMLPFFLVMKISFSEAALSIPPYSEIYTYAEQKFQLMLNIGNYTMLGEDELYLSAYLGSLKVAALSTMMCLLIGFPMAYAITKTGKETQNVLLLLIMMPTWTAILIRVYAWMGILSNNGLLNAFLMWTGLTDHPIEILNTNTAVYIGVVYAYLPFMVLPLYANLVKHDGSLLEAAQDLGSSNFNNFWKITVPLAKNGIIAGCMLVFIPVVGEFVIPELLGGPETLMIGRVLWQEFFNNRDWPVASALAVVMLLILIVPILLFNRSQAKEMEARG; from the coding sequence ATGAGAACCTTCAATCAGCAATTCCTGCGCCTGGTGCCCAGCGGGCGAAAACTGGTGATCGGCATTCCGTTCATCTGGCTGTTCCTGTTCTTCATGCTGCCGTTCTTTCTGGTGATGAAGATCAGCTTCTCGGAAGCCGCGCTGTCGATCCCGCCCTACTCGGAGATCTACACCTACGCCGAACAGAAATTCCAGCTGATGCTCAACATCGGCAACTACACCATGCTCGGCGAAGACGAGCTGTACCTATCGGCCTACCTAGGCTCGCTGAAAGTCGCGGCGCTGAGCACGATGATGTGCCTGTTGATCGGTTTCCCGATGGCCTACGCGATCACCAAGACCGGCAAGGAAACGCAAAACGTCCTGCTGCTGTTGATCATGATGCCGACCTGGACCGCGATCCTGATCCGCGTTTACGCATGGATGGGCATCCTCAGCAACAACGGTTTGCTCAACGCGTTTCTGATGTGGACGGGGCTGACCGATCACCCGATCGAGATCCTCAACACCAACACGGCCGTGTATATCGGCGTGGTCTACGCCTACCTGCCATTCATGGTGTTGCCGCTGTACGCCAACCTCGTCAAGCACGATGGCAGCCTGCTGGAAGCCGCGCAGGATCTGGGTTCGAGCAACTTCAACAACTTCTGGAAAATCACCGTGCCACTGGCCAAGAACGGCATTATTGCCGGCTGCATGCTGGTGTTCATTCCGGTGGTCGGCGAGTTCGTGATTCCAGAACTGTTGGGTGGCCCGGAGACGCTGATGATCGGTCGCGTGCTGTGGCAAGAGTTCTTCAATAACCGCGACTGGCCGGTGGCGTCTGCGCTGGCGGTGGTGATGCTGTTGATCCTGATTGTGCCGATTCTGCTGTTCAACCGCAGCCAGGCCAAAGAGATGGAGGCACGGGGATGA
- a CDS encoding ABC transporter permease subunit, protein MKRFGFSKFMLIFGLMFIYLPMLILVIYSFNASKLVTVWGGWSVKWYVGLLDNTQLMGSVVRSLEIACYTAIAAVALGTLAAFVLTRVTRFKGRTLFGGLVTAPLVMPEVITGLSLLLLFVAMAQLIGWPQERGIVTIWIAHTTFCAAYVAVVVSARLRELDLSIEEAAMDLGAKPFKVFFLITIPMIAPSLAAGGMMSFALSLDDLVLASFVSGPGSTTLPMEVFSAVRLGVKPEINAVASLILLAVSLVTFLVWYFGRKAEANRKRAIQEAMDQTANESWQQPQQAATA, encoded by the coding sequence ATGAAACGCTTCGGTTTTTCCAAGTTCATGCTGATCTTCGGCCTGATGTTCATTTATCTGCCGATGCTGATTCTGGTGATCTACTCGTTCAACGCCTCGAAACTAGTGACAGTCTGGGGCGGCTGGTCGGTGAAGTGGTATGTCGGCTTGCTCGACAACACGCAACTGATGGGCTCGGTGGTGCGCTCGCTGGAAATCGCCTGCTACACCGCGATTGCTGCAGTCGCGTTGGGCACCCTCGCCGCTTTCGTGCTGACGCGTGTGACACGCTTCAAGGGTCGCACGCTGTTTGGTGGTCTGGTCACTGCGCCGTTGGTGATGCCTGAGGTGATCACCGGTCTGTCGCTGTTGCTGCTGTTCGTGGCGATGGCGCAGTTGATCGGCTGGCCGCAGGAGCGTGGCATCGTCACGATCTGGATCGCCCACACCACGTTTTGTGCCGCTTATGTGGCGGTGGTAGTCTCCGCCCGCCTTCGTGAGCTGGATCTGTCGATCGAAGAAGCGGCGATGGATCTCGGTGCGAAGCCGTTCAAGGTGTTTTTCCTGATCACCATTCCAATGATCGCGCCGTCGCTGGCGGCGGGCGGGATGATGTCGTTCGCCTTGTCGCTGGATGACTTGGTGTTGGCCAGCTTCGTTTCCGGACCAGGTTCGACGACGTTGCCGATGGAAGTGTTCTCGGCGGTGCGTCTGGGCGTGAAGCCTGAGATCAACGCGGTGGCCAGCCTGATTCTGCTGGCGGTGTCGCTGGTGACGTTCCTGGTCTGGTACTTCGGCCGCAAGGCAGAAGCCAACCGCAAGCGGGCGATTCAGGAAGCGATGGATCAGACGGCGAATGAGTCGTGGCAACAACCGCAACAAGCCGCCACCGCTTGA
- a CDS encoding polyamine ABC transporter substrate-binding protein yields MKMFGRTLLTLSLMGAMVMGAQANDKVLRVYNWSDYIAPDTVKKFEDETGIRVTYDVFDSNETLEARLLAGKSGYDLVVPSNSFLAKQIKAGVYQTLDKSKLPNWKNLNPVLLKNAAASDPDNAHAFPYMWGSIGIGFNPAKVKEVLGANAPTNSWDLLFKPENAEKLKACGISFLDSPTEMIPAALHYLGYPVNDRDTAHIKEAEALFMKIRPNVAYFHSSKYISDLANGNICVAVGYSGDVLQAKARAVESGNNVVIDYSIPKEGAGSFYDMVAIPRDAANVENAYLFMDFLMRPDIIAEITNSNGYSNANAAATPLVDEAIRNDPGSYPSQAVMATLYAVPDQPIATQRIMTRGWTRVKLGK; encoded by the coding sequence ATGAAAATGTTTGGCAGGACTCTGCTGACACTGTCCTTAATGGGCGCAATGGTCATGGGCGCTCAGGCCAACGACAAGGTGCTGCGCGTTTACAACTGGTCCGATTACATCGCGCCGGACACCGTCAAGAAGTTCGAAGACGAGACCGGCATCCGCGTGACCTACGACGTCTTCGACAGCAACGAGACCCTTGAGGCGCGTTTGCTGGCGGGCAAATCCGGCTACGACCTGGTCGTCCCGTCGAACAGTTTCCTGGCCAAGCAGATCAAGGCCGGCGTCTATCAGACGCTGGACAAATCCAAGCTGCCGAACTGGAAGAATCTCAACCCGGTGCTGCTGAAAAACGCCGCCGCCAGTGATCCGGACAACGCCCACGCGTTCCCGTACATGTGGGGCTCGATCGGCATCGGCTTCAACCCGGCCAAGGTCAAGGAAGTGCTCGGCGCCAACGCCCCGACCAATTCCTGGGACTTGCTGTTCAAACCGGAAAACGCTGAAAAACTCAAAGCCTGCGGCATCAGTTTCCTCGACTCGCCGACCGAAATGATCCCGGCCGCCCTGCACTATCTGGGTTACCCGGTGAACGACAGGGACACCGCGCACATCAAGGAAGCCGAGGCGCTGTTCATGAAGATTCGTCCGAACGTGGCGTACTTCCATTCCTCGAAATACATCTCGGATCTGGCCAACGGCAACATCTGCGTGGCGGTCGGCTACTCCGGTGATGTGCTGCAAGCCAAGGCCCGCGCGGTGGAATCGGGCAACAACGTGGTGATCGACTACAGCATTCCCAAGGAGGGTGCCGGCAGCTTCTACGACATGGTCGCGATCCCGCGCGATGCCGCTAACGTCGAGAACGCTTACCTGTTCATGGATTTTCTGATGCGTCCGGACATCATCGCCGAGATCACCAACAGCAACGGCTACAGCAACGCCAACGCGGCGGCTACGCCATTGGTGGATGAAGCGATCCGCAACGACCCGGGTTCGTATCCGTCGCAAGCGGTGATGGCGACGCTGTATGCGGTGCCGGATCAGCCGATTGCCACACAGCGGATCATGACCCGCGGCTGGACCCGGGTGAAACTCGGTAAGTAA
- the thpR gene encoding RNA 2',3'-cyclic phosphodiesterase, giving the protein MTDETKRLFFALDCPSAQRKAIAQWRGELGLRTGKPVPADNFHLTLLFLGAVPLAQINEVCEAAGQVRTPGEVLKISLDHLQVWHRAGVLSLAPEQAPQALLRLVYALEQAMLPFGFEETPREFRPHLTLAREYRAPEPESATPPEFFLRAERFALFESHKGRYRILQDWPLI; this is encoded by the coding sequence ATGACCGATGAGACAAAGCGACTGTTTTTCGCCCTCGATTGCCCGTCTGCGCAACGCAAGGCGATTGCTCAATGGCGAGGGGAGTTGGGTTTGCGCACCGGTAAGCCGGTGCCGGCGGACAACTTTCATCTGACGTTGCTGTTTCTCGGCGCGGTGCCATTGGCGCAGATCAATGAAGTCTGCGAAGCCGCCGGGCAAGTGCGCACACCGGGTGAGGTGTTGAAGATTTCGCTGGATCACTTGCAGGTCTGGCACCGCGCCGGGGTGTTGTCACTGGCGCCCGAGCAGGCGCCACAAGCGTTGCTGCGGCTGGTCTACGCATTGGAGCAGGCGATGTTGCCGTTTGGCTTTGAAGAGACGCCACGCGAGTTTCGCCCGCACCTGACGCTGGCCCGTGAGTACCGTGCTCCGGAGCCGGAATCCGCTACGCCGCCGGAGTTTTTTCTGCGTGCCGAACGCTTCGCCTTGTTTGAATCACACAAGGGACGCTATCGGATTCTGCAAGACTGGCCGCTGATTTGA
- a CDS encoding DUF1428 domain-containing protein, translating into MAYIDIFVAPVPTANREQYKKHAEIAAVLFKEYGALSVAECWGDDVPDGKLTSFPMAVKLKEGETVASGWLIWPDKATRDAGMAKMMEDPRMQPDLNPMPFDGQRMIYGGFQYLIEP; encoded by the coding sequence ATGGCTTACATCGATATTTTCGTAGCGCCGGTGCCGACTGCCAATCGTGAGCAGTACAAAAAGCACGCCGAAATTGCCGCCGTACTGTTCAAGGAGTACGGCGCCCTGAGCGTTGCTGAATGCTGGGGAGATGACGTGCCGGACGGCAAGCTCACCTCGTTCCCGATGGCGGTGAAGCTCAAGGAAGGCGAAACCGTCGCCTCGGGCTGGCTGATCTGGCCGGACAAAGCCACCCGGGATGCCGGCATGGCAAAGATGATGGAGGACCCGCGCATGCAGCCCGATTTGAACCCGATGCCGTTCGATGGCCAGCGGATGATCTACGGCGGCTTCCAATACCTCATCGAGCCCTGA
- a CDS encoding L-lactate permease: MVWQQIYDPFGNPVISTLMAAVPVVVMLAALAFFHVKAHLAALLALASALLISIFAFGMPASMAGSAALFGAANGLLPIGWIVLNIIFLHRLTTENGSFKVLQDSLARITDDRRLQLLLIAFCFGAFFEGAAGFGTPVAVTGAILIGLGFSPLAASGLALIANTAPVAFGALGTPIITLAKVTGLDEMELSMMVGRQLPFFSVLVPFWLIWAFAGWRKMLEIWPAILVAGVSFAIPQFLVSNYHGPMLVDVIAALISMACLTLFLKVWKPATIHTSAALSGRVDNSKVDEEKITASAAFSDQARPAVMRAWMPWIILTVFVFAWGTQGFKNMFDTRPAIDPVTQSAKLDPAGKPLREANPIFAPAVTFTTLHLQIEKVPPVVAAPKAEEAVYKFTWLTATGSGILLAAIVGGLLMGYSIPQLIKQYLRTLWVVRFSLITIAAMLALGFLTRYSGLDATMGLAFAATGIFYPMFGTLLGWLGVALTGSDTASNVLFGGLQRVTSEQLGISPVLMAAANSSGGVMGKMVDAQSIVVASTATRWYGHEGEILRYVFFHSIVLAILVGGLVTLQAYVAPFTSMVVGGH, from the coding sequence ATGGTCTGGCAGCAAATTTACGACCCGTTCGGCAACCCGGTGATCTCCACGCTCATGGCCGCTGTACCGGTGGTGGTGATGCTCGCGGCGCTGGCGTTCTTTCACGTCAAGGCGCACTTGGCGGCGCTGCTTGCTCTGGCGTCCGCCCTGCTGATTTCGATTTTCGCCTTCGGCATGCCGGCGAGCATGGCTGGCTCAGCGGCGTTGTTTGGCGCGGCCAATGGCTTGTTGCCGATCGGCTGGATCGTCCTCAACATCATTTTTCTGCATCGTCTGACCACCGAGAACGGCTCGTTCAAAGTGCTGCAGGATTCCCTTGCGCGCATCACCGATGATCGCCGCTTGCAGTTGCTGCTGATCGCGTTCTGCTTCGGTGCGTTTTTCGAAGGCGCGGCCGGGTTCGGCACGCCGGTGGCGGTGACCGGGGCGATTCTGATCGGTCTCGGTTTTTCGCCGCTGGCCGCGTCCGGTCTGGCGCTGATCGCCAACACCGCGCCAGTCGCATTCGGCGCGCTAGGCACGCCGATCATCACGCTGGCCAAAGTCACCGGGCTGGATGAAATGGAACTGTCGATGATGGTCGGTCGGCAGTTGCCGTTTTTCTCGGTGCTGGTGCCGTTCTGGTTGATCTGGGCGTTTGCCGGGTGGCGCAAGATGCTCGAGATCTGGCCGGCGATTCTGGTAGCCGGCGTCAGCTTCGCGATCCCGCAATTTCTGGTATCGAACTACCACGGGCCAATGCTGGTGGACGTGATCGCCGCGCTGATTTCCATGGCCTGTCTGACGCTGTTCCTGAAGGTGTGGAAACCGGCGACCATTCACACCTCGGCAGCTCTTTCGGGGCGCGTAGACAACTCCAAGGTCGATGAAGAAAAAATCACTGCCAGCGCCGCGTTTAGTGACCAGGCGCGCCCGGCGGTGATGCGCGCGTGGATGCCGTGGATCATCCTCACCGTGTTCGTCTTCGCCTGGGGCACCCAGGGCTTCAAGAATATGTTCGACACCCGCCCGGCGATTGATCCCGTCACCCAGTCAGCCAAGCTTGATCCCGCAGGCAAACCGCTGCGCGAGGCCAACCCGATTTTCGCCCCGGCAGTGACCTTTACCACGCTGCACCTTCAAATCGAGAAAGTCCCGCCGGTGGTTGCCGCGCCGAAAGCGGAAGAAGCGGTGTACAAATTCACCTGGCTCACCGCCACCGGCAGCGGGATTTTGCTTGCAGCAATTGTCGGCGGTTTGCTGATGGGCTATTCGATTCCACAACTGATCAAGCAGTACCTGCGCACGCTGTGGGTGGTGCGGTTTTCGTTGATCACCATTGCCGCGATGCTGGCGCTGGGGTTTCTCACGCGCTACTCGGGACTCGACGCGACCATGGGTCTGGCCTTTGCGGCGACGGGGATTTTTTATCCGATGTTCGGCACGTTGCTTGGTTGGCTGGGTGTGGCGTTGACCGGTTCGGATACCGCGTCGAACGTGTTGTTTGGCGGCTTGCAGCGGGTCACCTCGGAACAGCTCGGGATCAGTCCGGTACTGATGGCGGCAGCGAACAGCTCTGGCGGGGTGATGGGCAAAATGGTCGATGCGCAATCGATCGTCGTCGCCTCCACCGCGACCCGCTGGTACGGGCATGAAGGCGAGATTCTGCGCTATGTGTTCTTCCACTCGATTGTGCTGGCGATTCTGGTCGGCGGGCTGGTGACGT